One region of Nitrosopumilaceae archaeon genomic DNA includes:
- a CDS encoding cobalamin-binding protein, giving the protein MPNRIVSFFPSATEILYELGVGDDIVGVTHECNYPEQAKSKPRVIHSSFDSNTMTSQEIDNKVVDLMHYGKDIYILDEQTLKKANPNLIISQGICEVCSPYTKEVNRAVAILHNKPEVIILDPKNLENILDNIITIGNKVGKTKEAEKLVLELQKRIQYVNRRSIELPKRVLCIEWLDPLFTAGHWVPQMVEMACGINGLASGGDPSRRMKIEEAIAYEPDLVVLMPCGFDIKRTILEYEKLANNIRWKSLDAVKNNEVYAVNANEYFSKPGPRTVTGLEILAKIIHPKTYADLKIPDNSFQKINTKN; this is encoded by the coding sequence ATGCCAAATAGAATAGTCTCCTTTTTCCCAAGCGCTACTGAGATACTTTACGAGCTTGGTGTTGGAGATGATATAGTTGGCGTAACACACGAATGCAACTATCCAGAGCAAGCAAAATCAAAACCACGCGTAATCCATTCCTCTTTTGATTCTAATACTATGACAAGCCAAGAAATAGACAACAAAGTTGTAGACCTGATGCATTATGGAAAAGACATTTACATTTTAGATGAACAGACACTCAAAAAAGCAAACCCAAATCTAATAATTTCGCAAGGCATTTGCGAAGTATGCTCTCCTTATACAAAAGAAGTCAACAGAGCTGTTGCCATCTTACACAACAAACCCGAAGTCATAATTTTAGACCCAAAAAATCTTGAGAACATTTTAGATAATATAATTACAATTGGAAACAAGGTAGGAAAAACAAAAGAGGCTGAAAAGCTAGTTCTAGAACTACAAAAACGAATTCAATACGTAAATCGCAGATCAATTGAACTGCCAAAAAGAGTTCTCTGTATAGAATGGCTTGATCCACTCTTTACCGCAGGTCACTGGGTACCGCAAATGGTGGAAATGGCTTGTGGAATAAACGGTCTAGCTTCTGGCGGTGATCCGTCAAGACGCATGAAAATAGAAGAAGCAATAGCGTATGAGCCTGATCTAGTAGTTCTCATGCCATGCGGATTTGACATAAAAAGAACCATTCTAGAATACGAAAAGCTTGCTAACAATATACGATGGAAATCACTTGATGCTGTTAAAAACAACGAAGTCTATGCAGTAAACGCAAACGAGTACTTTAGCAAGCCAGGGCCAAGGACAGTAACAGGCCTTGAAATTTTAGCAAAGATCATACATCCAAAAACATATGCAGATCTAAAAATACCAGATAATTCATTTCAAAAAATCAACACGAAAAATTAG
- a CDS encoding metallophosphoesterase, which translates to MDLVFSDIHADIDGLESILNMASSSDFVKKYGSFSRIINLGDVLERGIYPKQVLDRLQLLEKNYPIISVMGNHDEAFLSNKLIGASSIESMDAHAKLSNDDIAFFKQNNDGTFGQQLYTDKKNKLLCVHGGPLDPKKITPKNANDESWLYHRSWQRLTPEDFEFFSYSGYHYKASSAFDEAKNNQSHVILCGHQHEETALIQDGEIREIYHSLKITQEKTANHILEKREIEINPSHNYIIRLGLGGPAGKYGKGHADPHFGIIQYDPKKVTLFTIKSLN; encoded by the coding sequence ATGGACCTAGTCTTCTCTGACATTCATGCAGACATTGATGGATTAGAATCAATCCTAAATATGGCATCAAGTAGTGACTTTGTAAAAAAATATGGCAGTTTTTCCAGAATCATAAACCTTGGCGATGTACTGGAGCGAGGCATTTATCCAAAACAAGTACTGGATAGACTGCAATTATTAGAAAAAAATTATCCAATTATTTCTGTGATGGGAAACCATGACGAGGCATTTCTATCCAACAAATTGATTGGAGCTAGTTCAATAGAAAGCATGGATGCACATGCCAAATTATCCAATGATGATATAGCATTTTTCAAACAAAATAATGACGGAACGTTTGGCCAGCAGCTATATACAGATAAAAAAAACAAACTACTGTGCGTCCACGGCGGGCCACTAGATCCAAAAAAAATCACGCCAAAAAATGCAAACGATGAATCCTGGCTATATCACAGATCATGGCAAAGGCTTACGCCAGAGGATTTTGAGTTTTTTAGCTATTCTGGGTATCATTACAAGGCATCTTCCGCGTTTGACGAGGCAAAAAACAACCAATCTCATGTGATTTTATGCGGACACCAACACGAAGAGACGGCTCTCATACAAGATGGTGAGATTCGTGAAATCTATCACTCTCTCAAGATAACTCAAGAAAAGACCGCAAATCACATTCTAGAAAAAAGAGAAATAGAAATCAATCCATCACACAATTATATTATAAGACTAGGCCTTGGCGGCCCAGCTGGAAAATATGGCAAAGGTCATGCAGATCCACACTTTGGAATCATACAGTATGATCCAAAAAAAGTAACACTATTTACGATAAAATCACTAAACTAG
- a CDS encoding hemerythrin domain-containing protein, giving the protein MSATESLRNDHKQIRRLEKIITQCYTKLYAGQDIPFSDIEQMTIIMSEFLDAIHYSREEDAYFACVASYDTLREEIRAFMIEHEFARRIAKSIYTHLQSWKKGNNEREPVARFLKTYAVYLNDHITKEENFFDVTEKEILSQEEEKMMYEEFRAVTAITTKLDEMLELISGLEQRPWMK; this is encoded by the coding sequence ATGAGCGCCACAGAATCACTGCGCAATGATCACAAACAGATCAGAAGATTAGAAAAAATCATCACACAATGTTACACCAAATTATATGCAGGACAAGACATTCCGTTTTCCGATATAGAACAGATGACTATAATCATGTCAGAGTTTTTAGATGCAATCCACTATTCCAGAGAAGAAGATGCATACTTTGCATGTGTTGCAAGCTATGATACCTTACGAGAAGAGATAAGAGCATTTATGATAGAGCACGAGTTTGCAAGAAGAATTGCAAAAAGCATATACACACATCTGCAAAGCTGGAAAAAAGGAAACAACGAAAGAGAACCTGTTGCACGATTTCTCAAAACTTATGCAGTCTATCTAAACGATCACATCACAAAAGAAGAAAATTTCTTTGATGTTACTGAAAAAGAAATCCTGTCCCAAGAAGAAGAAAAGATGATGTACGAGGAATTTCGTGCAGTCACTGCCATTACCACAAAACTAGACGAGATGTTGGAATTGATCTCTGGATTAGAACAAAGACCTTGGATGAAATAA
- a CDS encoding DUF6293 family protein, which translates to MNNIVNLRVHIAPVGFEVDRVVIPAKNMRADKVWLLVHDNQSEDKGKLYTEKMQSEFKKMKIKVELAKVDRLNLFQIIKAVKEIVEKEKDNDIYINVASGSKIHAIALMMASMIFNDKQNIKPFYAEAESYAAFEGKQQSFGVKKVMPLPTYEIHIPKPTLVQALKIIKENGGKITKKEMAKLAYENKLIVVNAREENFQQARFASLDKNIIQPLLQEWKFIEIEQIGRNRWIKITPEGLGAEEFLT; encoded by the coding sequence ATGAATAACATTGTAAACTTGCGTGTCCATATTGCACCAGTTGGATTTGAGGTAGACAGGGTAGTCATCCCAGCGAAGAACATGAGAGCAGACAAGGTCTGGCTCCTAGTTCATGACAACCAGTCTGAAGACAAAGGCAAGCTGTATACTGAAAAAATGCAGAGCGAATTTAAAAAAATGAAGATCAAAGTGGAACTAGCAAAGGTTGACAGACTGAACTTGTTTCAAATAATAAAAGCTGTAAAAGAAATAGTTGAAAAAGAAAAAGATAATGACATTTACATCAATGTAGCGTCTGGTTCCAAGATACATGCAATAGCATTAATGATGGCAAGCATGATCTTCAACGACAAACAAAACATCAAGCCATTTTATGCAGAAGCAGAAAGTTATGCAGCATTCGAAGGAAAGCAACAATCCTTTGGAGTAAAAAAAGTAATGCCTCTACCCACTTACGAAATTCACATTCCAAAACCAACTCTGGTCCAGGCTCTGAAAATAATTAAAGAAAATGGAGGAAAGATAACCAAAAAAGAAATGGCAAAGCTTGCCTATGAAAACAAGCTAATTGTGGTAAATGCAAGAGAAGAAAACTTTCAGCAGGCCAGATTTGCAAGCCTTGACAAAAATATCATCCAGCCATTGCTCCAAGAATGGAAGTTTATTGAAATTGAACAAATCGGAAGAAACCGCTGGATAAAAATTACACCAGAAGGGCTAGGTGCAGAGGAATTTCTTACGTAG
- a CDS encoding SDR family oxidoreductase, giving the protein MKLAGKVAIITGGSRGIGKATAKLFVQEGANITITSKDPNRLQEAAKEVGNVFSVPGDIRNESDVQNVVKKTMEKFGKIDVLVNNAGIFPEVKPLHKISEKEWNEVIDVNLTGQFRFTKAVIPYLEKNGGCIINVSSDAGLKAFENFEADAYTASKGALVLLTKAWAIEYAKWKIRVNCVCPGMVETDMTKPYLSTESDRDMAISEHPIGRIGTPEDVAKAILYFASDDSSWATGSVLPLDGGMAAR; this is encoded by the coding sequence ATGAAACTAGCAGGAAAGGTTGCTATCATAACAGGTGGCAGCAGGGGAATTGGAAAGGCAACAGCTAAACTTTTCGTACAAGAAGGTGCAAATATAACTATAACATCAAAAGATCCAAATAGACTTCAGGAAGCTGCAAAGGAAGTCGGTAATGTTTTTTCTGTTCCAGGCGATATCAGAAATGAATCTGATGTACAAAATGTTGTAAAAAAAACAATGGAAAAATTTGGCAAGATAGATGTTTTGGTAAACAATGCAGGAATTTTTCCTGAAGTAAAACCATTGCACAAAATTTCAGAAAAAGAATGGAATGAGGTAATTGATGTAAATCTGACTGGGCAGTTTCGTTTTACTAAAGCTGTGATACCATATTTAGAAAAAAATGGTGGGTGCATCATTAATGTTTCATCTGATGCTGGTCTGAAGGCATTTGAAAATTTTGAAGCTGATGCATATACTGCATCAAAGGGTGCACTGGTGTTATTGACAAAGGCGTGGGCAATAGAATATGCAAAATGGAAAATTCGAGTAAACTGTGTCTGCCCTGGAATGGTTGAGACAGATATGACAAAGCCCTATCTTTCTACGGAATCTGATAGAGACATGGCAATATCAGAACATCCCATCGGGAGAATAGGAACACCTGAGGATGTGGCAAAGGCCATTTTGTACTTTGCTTCAGACGACTCCTCATGGGCCACAGGATCTGTCTTGCCTCTAGATGGCGGTATGGCTGCCAGATAA
- a CDS encoding GtrA family protein: protein MAVGEQKRSDRFSLFAKHAFQYYLVGASGVLVNLGLLYALKEYVGLWYLLSSAIAIYLSMTTNFILNKTWTFKNTMVKQRTIFMYGKFIAISLVGMLIQLGFNYIFVDKFAMYYILAALISIVIASSVNFVLNRHITFGIKL from the coding sequence ATGGCAGTAGGGGAACAGAAAAGATCAGATAGATTTTCCCTTTTTGCAAAACATGCTTTTCAGTATTATCTAGTTGGCGCAAGCGGTGTATTGGTTAATCTTGGTCTTCTTTATGCACTAAAAGAATATGTAGGATTATGGTATCTTCTATCATCAGCTATCGCAATCTATCTTTCCATGACAACAAATTTCATACTAAATAAAACTTGGACTTTCAAGAACACAATGGTAAAGCAAAGAACAATTTTCATGTACGGTAAATTCATTGCTATTAGTTTGGTTGGCATGTTAATTCAGCTTGGGTTTAACTACATATTTGTGGACAAGTTTGCCATGTATTATATTTTGGCTGCCTTGATTTCTATAGTGATAGCATCTAGTGTAAACTTTGTCTTAAACCGTCACATTACCTTTGGAATAAAGCTCTAA
- a CDS encoding TFIIB-type zinc ribbon-containing protein: MTRESFSGGGRCPRCGKGPMVTDSTTGEMFCGGCGFVLTERVEESGPEWRSFSKEEHEDRSRTGTPTSLAMHDMGLATIIGPADKDASGKPLSASMKSTIERLRTWDSRSQVHEPVDRNFRQAFSELDRLKDKLALSDAVIEKTAYIYRKALDKGLVRGRSIPGLVAAALYAACRDTETPRTLTDVANGINIKRKDVARCYRLLLRELDLKMPVVDPIKCVARIASKAGLSEKTKRKALLILKDAAEIEISAGKDPMGLAAAALYLSCVMNGENKTQKDVAQAAGVTEVTIRNRYKGLKESLKL, encoded by the coding sequence ATGACGCGCGAATCTTTCAGTGGCGGAGGACGTTGTCCGCGTTGTGGAAAAGGTCCAATGGTTACTGATAGTACTACTGGAGAAATGTTCTGCGGTGGTTGCGGTTTTGTTCTAACTGAAAGAGTAGAGGAATCAGGTCCAGAATGGAGATCTTTTTCCAAAGAAGAACATGAGGATCGAAGTAGAACTGGAACTCCAACATCACTTGCAATGCACGATATGGGACTAGCAACAATTATTGGTCCTGCAGACAAGGATGCTTCTGGAAAACCTTTATCGGCATCTATGAAAAGCACGATAGAAAGACTCAGAACTTGGGATAGTAGGAGTCAGGTCCACGAGCCAGTTGATAGAAACTTTAGACAAGCGTTCAGTGAGCTTGATAGACTAAAAGACAAGCTTGCACTTTCAGATGCTGTCATAGAAAAAACTGCATACATATACAGAAAGGCATTGGACAAAGGCCTTGTCAGAGGTAGATCAATTCCTGGATTGGTTGCGGCTGCACTTTATGCTGCATGCAGAGATACTGAAACTCCACGAACTCTAACTGATGTTGCAAATGGAATTAATATAAAAAGAAAGGACGTGGCAAGGTGCTATAGATTACTCTTAAGAGAACTTGATCTAAAGATGCCAGTAGTAGATCCTATAAAATGTGTAGCAAGAATTGCAAGCAAAGCAGGTTTGAGTGAAAAGACAAAACGAAAAGCATTGTTGATACTAAAAGATGCTGCAGAAATTGAAATCTCTGCTGGCAAAGATCCAATGGGACTTGCTGCAGCTGCATTGTATCTGTCTTGTGTGATGAACGGTGAGAACAAAACTCAGAAAGATGTTGCACAAGCAGCTGGAGTAACTGAAGTAACCATAAGAAATAGGTACAAAGGACTCAAAGAATCCCTTAAACTATAA
- a CDS encoding Snf7 family protein, with the protein MTTFTNNWQRPQTPSLGERFNDAIKPKGALKPRMETAIKRLQTQISKLDGMITKLKQRDEKLFKRIVVATQQHDLTASKVLSKELAEVRKVTKLLGNARMALEQIELRLSTFHDLGDTVVTIMPTIGLMKNLRSSLIKFMPEADRELGGMTEMLNGLMTDTFHSGDFGIDSEATTEESEKILQEAAAVAEAAVNDKLPSMPAGQGQSSARYI; encoded by the coding sequence ATGACAACGTTCACAAATAACTGGCAAAGACCACAAACACCAAGCCTTGGTGAAAGATTCAATGATGCTATAAAACCAAAAGGTGCTCTAAAGCCAAGAATGGAAACTGCGATAAAAAGACTCCAGACTCAAATTTCAAAATTAGATGGAATGATTACAAAATTAAAACAAAGAGATGAAAAACTTTTCAAAAGAATTGTAGTTGCAACACAACAACATGATCTTACCGCTAGCAAAGTTTTATCAAAAGAATTAGCAGAAGTACGTAAGGTAACCAAGCTCTTAGGAAATGCAAGAATGGCACTTGAGCAAATTGAGCTCAGACTAAGCACATTCCACGATCTTGGAGACACTGTTGTTACTATAATGCCAACAATAGGTTTGATGAAGAACCTCAGATCATCACTAATCAAATTCATGCCAGAAGCAGATCGTGAGCTAGGCGGAATGACTGAAATGCTCAACGGTTTAATGACAGACACATTCCACAGTGGCGACTTTGGAATCGATTCAGAAGCAACAACTGAAGAATCAGAAAAGATACTCCAAGAAGCAGCAGCAGTTGCAGAGGCGGCAGTAAACGACAAACTACCATCCATGCCTGCAGGTCAAGGCCAATCTTCTGCTCGCTACATCTAG
- a CDS encoding MFS transporter, producing MSSTKNSKWIWYLFPSNIVTQGLCTVIPLYVIFLGGNIGEIAIIVAMQNGASAFGAIFWGKVIDRFHIRRTVLLVTFFVVMLCSLMMYFTNSINVLYVISPLLGFFIVGKNPVAQLLVMESIHKNQWRWLFARTSIIGTFGMFGAMIIGAIGSVYFDLKPYFLICAAACVATMGLSMAIKESQFHLERSSIAHSIYGLRYVFSHFHVDLPKIPELHDYKHIITIFKGRVTDEIGVFYITNFLFYLGSNIYFTAFTPFLRNYGFSNSDVFLIYMVQTAVMISVFFLAPRFISKMGEERSISLSYVPRIAAVAIAGLFIPITIDQGSFAVAIISASLMVIAFSIFSTATSIIFFKSIPQGFEGKYLGVNSSITTVGLFIGALCTGQLANSFGYTITYVVASGILVVSFALFRVYLRYRLSDKTN from the coding sequence ATGTCTAGTACAAAGAACAGTAAGTGGATATGGTATCTTTTTCCTTCAAACATTGTCACCCAAGGTCTATGTACTGTCATCCCATTGTATGTAATTTTTCTTGGAGGAAATATTGGTGAAATTGCAATTATTGTTGCTATGCAAAATGGTGCATCTGCTTTTGGTGCCATATTTTGGGGAAAGGTAATAGATAGATTTCATATACGGCGCACAGTTCTTTTGGTCACTTTTTTTGTTGTAATGCTTTGCAGTCTTATGATGTATTTTACAAACAGCATTAATGTCCTTTATGTAATTTCTCCTCTACTGGGTTTCTTTATAGTAGGCAAAAATCCTGTTGCGCAATTACTTGTAATGGAATCTATTCATAAAAATCAATGGAGATGGCTATTTGCAAGAACTTCAATAATTGGAACTTTTGGCATGTTTGGTGCCATGATAATTGGTGCAATAGGAAGTGTGTATTTTGATTTAAAACCATATTTTTTGATATGTGCGGCAGCGTGTGTAGCGACAATGGGTCTTAGTATGGCAATCAAAGAATCCCAATTCCATTTGGAAAGGAGTAGTATAGCGCATTCAATCTATGGTTTACGATATGTGTTTTCACATTTCCATGTTGACTTGCCAAAAATTCCAGAGCTGCATGACTATAAACACATAATTACAATTTTTAAGGGAAGAGTAACTGATGAGATAGGCGTTTTCTATATTACTAACTTTTTATTTTATCTTGGTAGTAATATCTATTTTACCGCATTTACACCATTTCTAAGAAATTATGGATTTTCAAACTCAGATGTCTTTCTGATTTACATGGTTCAAACTGCAGTAATGATCTCAGTTTTCTTTTTGGCCCCACGATTTATATCAAAAATGGGAGAGGAACGCTCCATATCATTATCATATGTACCAAGAATAGCTGCAGTGGCAATAGCTGGATTGTTTATTCCAATAACAATAGACCAGGGGTCTTTTGCAGTAGCAATTATTTCAGCTTCTTTAATGGTTATTGCTTTTTCAATTTTTAGTACTGCAACTTCAATCATTTTTTTCAAAAGCATACCCCAAGGTTTTGAGGGAAAATATCTCGGAGTGAATAGCTCAATTACAACAGTTGGTCTTTTTATTGGCGCCTTATGTACTGGACAGCTTGCAAATTCGTTTGGATATACAATAACGTATGTTGTTGCCTCTGGAATCCTAGTTGTCTCTTTTGCTTTGTTTAGAGTATATCTTCGCTATAGACTATCAGATAAAACTAACTAG
- a CDS encoding transcriptional regulator, translating to MFERFKKNRDKLNEFSSEKEPESSVMVEDAHYEPQKTESPKIEHKSVEQVKIPESIEQFSMSQPTEDIGIRSLMDKRTKLEEAIDYVGLLIKNLKDKRTKLEKSIEDESVDIKNLKEKLLKVGQYIDEERHGIKVLQQKRTDVEKEADDVGTMINNLREKLMSIDSIVNEEGNKIEKFKESRPKSESSL from the coding sequence ATGTTTGAGAGGTTCAAAAAAAACCGTGATAAATTAAATGAATTTTCCTCGGAAAAAGAACCCGAAAGTAGTGTTATGGTTGAAGACGCACATTATGAGCCTCAAAAGACAGAATCTCCTAAAATTGAGCACAAATCCGTTGAACAAGTAAAAATACCGGAATCTATTGAACAATTCAGCATGAGTCAACCAACTGAAGACATCGGAATAAGATCGCTTATGGATAAGCGAACAAAACTTGAAGAGGCAATAGATTACGTTGGTCTATTAATCAAGAACCTCAAAGACAAGCGTACAAAACTTGAGAAGAGTATTGAGGATGAATCTGTTGATATTAAAAATCTTAAAGAGAAGTTACTCAAGGTAGGTCAGTATATTGATGAAGAAAGACACGGAATCAAAGTACTACAACAAAAAAGAACAGATGTGGAAAAAGAAGCAGATGATGTGGGCACTATGATTAACAATCTACGAGAAAAACTCATGTCTATTGATAGTATAGTAAATGAAGAAGGCAATAAGATAGAGAAATTTAAGGAATCACGTCCAAAATCTGAATCTTCACTATAA
- a CDS encoding TRAM domain-containing protein: MSYNEGGFGESSDNRGYGGDRGYSGGRRFGGGGRRFGGGGRRFDDRPKPVETGKEYDVSITEISRKGDGITRVDGFVIFVKGGQIGQNAKIKVTQVGGRFATAEVVGEGSPQPAAEPASE, from the coding sequence ATGAGCTATAACGAAGGCGGTTTTGGAGAAAGTTCTGATAACCGAGGCTACGGCGGCGATAGAGGCTACAGCGGCGGTCGAAGATTTGGCGGCGGTGGTAGACGCTTTGGAGGCGGCGGTAGACGATTTGATGACAGGCCAAAACCAGTAGAAACTGGCAAAGAATACGACGTATCCATAACAGAAATTAGTAGAAAGGGAGACGGTATTACAAGAGTAGATGGCTTTGTAATATTTGTCAAAGGTGGACAAATAGGACAAAATGCAAAAATCAAAGTCACTCAAGTGGGTGGACGATTTGCTACTGCTGAAGTAGTAGGAGAAGGTTCTCCACAACCTGCAGCAGAACCAGCATCTGAATAA
- a CDS encoding DUF6659 family protein: protein MKNGNGKAHLVPIVEDILSIDPGMRFAAIIDLKGNISEAIMKEGKTSLKTQREEEHFCKQVALRRKIRKQFDKSLGPVNYVHIEREKVTQIVVYPKRKTVYVTIEPNINIKRKLEIVELIKKKTVRL, encoded by the coding sequence TTGAAAAATGGCAACGGCAAAGCACACTTGGTTCCTATTGTAGAAGACATCTTATCAATAGATCCTGGAATGAGGTTTGCGGCAATAATAGATCTTAAAGGAAACATATCTGAAGCCATTATGAAGGAAGGAAAAACTTCGCTTAAAACCCAAAGAGAGGAAGAACACTTTTGCAAACAAGTTGCACTCAGAAGGAAGATACGAAAGCAATTTGACAAAAGCCTAGGACCTGTGAACTATGTTCATATTGAACGTGAAAAAGTGACTCAAATTGTAGTATATCCAAAGCGAAAAACAGTATATGTCACAATAGAGCCAAATATTAACATTAAAAGAAAACTGGAAATTGTGGAATTAATTAAAAAGAAAACTGTACGTTTGTAG
- a CDS encoding winged helix-turn-helix domain-containing protein: protein MSKQQYRSEMGIISDILGVTMDGGTQGVIVSAISRRANLSHYAVLEKCQKLIDAGLVESMKDNRNRLFVITEKGIRFFQEFQRFQNIVQMMNLRY from the coding sequence ATGTCAAAACAACAATACAGATCGGAAATGGGCATAATTTCCGATATTTTAGGTGTAACCATGGACGGAGGTACACAAGGCGTAATTGTATCTGCTATCTCTAGACGAGCAAACCTATCACACTATGCAGTGCTCGAAAAGTGTCAAAAACTAATTGATGCAGGCCTAGTAGAGTCAATGAAGGACAACAGAAACCGCCTCTTTGTGATTACCGAAAAAGGAATCAGATTCTTCCAAGAATTCCAAAGATTCCAGAATATTGTCCAAATGATGAACCTAAGGTATTAA
- a CDS encoding MarR family transcriptional regulator, whose product MEQRAQLVQEEHALPEGMLFVRITYILSTMVNAPVVAVCFFLVAISSFAQYSFSSSSTKVLDFTIYADGTTHVFYQINVDEQSPDATVDLFGNTTDNFVAQDENGTLLSSKINTNSVTIQTLGASLVKIDYDTADLVTKSGKTWTFHVDSPTDFSLALPKNTVIVGMSTYPLNMQIVDNQSLITLPSGSADISYVFGVLGTNQTATLAIAKAQDFINNINSEGIKTPLAAAKLADANSAFSQGKYSNAEVLANDAKNTASQEQQTALSNSKPIPSDNTPILIGGGIAGAVAISVVLIKRTKNSKPVKTSELSKNDNFVVPDKETIFRLKPELRQEDKDIVTFISENGGQAYESELRKKFLLPRTTTWRAVKRLEREGIVEIEKVDQQNLIKLRKMQGENQE is encoded by the coding sequence ATGGAACAAAGGGCACAGTTGGTCCAAGAAGAGCATGCATTGCCTGAAGGAATGCTTTTTGTAAGGATCACATATATTCTGTCAACGATGGTAAATGCACCTGTCGTAGCGGTATGCTTTTTCTTAGTAGCGATCTCGTCATTTGCTCAATATTCATTTAGTTCTAGTTCAACTAAGGTACTTGACTTTACCATTTATGCAGACGGCACTACTCATGTTTTTTATCAAATCAACGTGGATGAACAATCGCCAGATGCTACAGTAGATCTGTTTGGAAATACAACTGATAACTTTGTCGCTCAGGATGAAAATGGAACTTTACTTTCCAGTAAAATTAACACAAATTCGGTAACAATCCAAACACTTGGAGCTTCTTTGGTTAAAATTGATTATGATACAGCTGATCTTGTGACAAAAAGTGGTAAGACATGGACATTTCATGTTGATTCGCCCACCGATTTCTCTCTAGCTTTACCAAAAAATACAGTAATTGTTGGAATGAGTACATATCCGCTTAATATGCAAATTGTTGATAATCAATCTCTTATCACTCTTCCAAGTGGCTCTGCTGACATTAGCTATGTATTTGGAGTTTTGGGTACGAACCAAACTGCTACACTTGCTATAGCAAAAGCTCAAGATTTTATTAACAATATTAATTCAGAAGGAATCAAGACACCATTGGCTGCTGCAAAACTTGCAGATGCTAATTCCGCATTCAGTCAAGGCAAGTATTCAAATGCAGAGGTTCTTGCTAATGATGCAAAGAACACAGCTTCTCAAGAACAACAAACAGCTCTTTCAAATTCAAAACCAATACCATCAGATAATACTCCAATTTTAATTGGTGGTGGCATTGCAGGAGCTGTTGCAATATCTGTTGTTTTGATCAAAAGAACAAAAAATAGCAAACCAGTTAAGACAAGCGAACTTTCAAAGAATGATAATTTTGTAGTACCAGACAAGGAAACAATTTTTAGACTCAAACCTGAATTGCGCCAAGAGGACAAAGATATCGTGACATTTATCTCTGAAAATGGGGGACAGGCTTATGAAAGCGAACTACGTAAAAAATTCCTTTTGCCACGAACAACAACTTGGCGTGCAGTAAAACGCCTTGAAAGAGAAGGGATTGTTGAAATAGAAAAAGTAGACCAACAAAATCTCATTAAACTACGAAAAATGCAGGGGGAAAATCAAGAATGA